In Microbulbifer celer, a single window of DNA contains:
- the fabD gene encoding ACP S-malonyltransferase, whose amino-acid sequence MTNSTLAFVFPGQGSQQIGMLADAAAEFPQISSTFDEASSVLGYDLWNLCQQGTQEEINLTERTQPLLLTASVALYRAWQAKGGAAPAMMAGHSLGEWSALVGSGVLAFEDAVALVRERGRLMQQAVPAGEGAMAAVIGLDDTAVESACEAAAEGDVVAAVNYNSPGQVVIAGSAAAVERAIETCKAAGAKRAMPLPVSAPFHTALMRPAADQLAPQIESTVFHAPEIPVIHNVHAKPESDPQAIKALMVEQIYSPVRWTACVRAMAGSGIEQLVECGPGKVLAGLAKRIDRGLKAHNIETPAQLTEAVEATAE is encoded by the coding sequence ATGACCAATTCAACATTGGCCTTCGTATTTCCCGGCCAGGGCTCCCAGCAGATTGGTATGCTGGCGGACGCCGCCGCGGAATTTCCGCAGATCTCCTCCACCTTTGATGAAGCCTCCTCGGTTCTCGGTTATGACCTGTGGAACCTGTGCCAGCAAGGCACTCAGGAAGAGATCAATCTCACTGAGCGCACCCAGCCTCTACTGCTGACCGCCAGTGTGGCCCTTTACCGCGCCTGGCAGGCAAAAGGTGGAGCGGCTCCGGCAATGATGGCCGGCCACAGTCTTGGTGAGTGGTCCGCACTGGTAGGTTCCGGTGTACTGGCATTTGAAGATGCCGTTGCGCTGGTGCGCGAGCGGGGACGCTTGATGCAGCAAGCAGTGCCGGCGGGTGAGGGGGCGATGGCCGCCGTGATCGGTCTCGACGACACTGCCGTGGAGTCCGCATGTGAAGCCGCGGCCGAGGGCGACGTAGTCGCCGCGGTAAACTACAACTCCCCCGGTCAGGTGGTCATCGCTGGTAGTGCCGCTGCCGTCGAGCGCGCGATTGAAACCTGCAAGGCCGCCGGTGCCAAACGCGCGATGCCGTTACCGGTGAGCGCGCCATTCCACACTGCGCTGATGCGTCCAGCCGCAGATCAGCTCGCTCCGCAAATCGAGAGCACGGTATTTCATGCACCGGAAATCCCCGTCATTCACAATGTGCACGCCAAGCCCGAATCTGATCCGCAAGCGATCAAGGCGCTGATGGTGGAGCAGATCTACAGCCCTGTTCGCTGGACCGCCTGTGTCCGGGCGATGGCTGGCAGTGGTATCGAGCAGCTGGTCGAGTGTGGCCCGGGCAAGGTTCTTGCCGGCCTGGCCAAGCGCATTGATCGCGGCCTGAAAGCACACAATATCGAAACACCAGCACAGCTGACTGAAGCTGTGGAAGCCACCGCGGAATAA
- the plsX gene encoding phosphate acyltransferase PlsX codes for MDAMGGDLGPRSVVPACARFIARFPKAELKLFGPRSQLQSLLLDQPPALRERMEIVCCEQVITQECNPVQALRRKRESSMARALQAVADGECGAVVTSGNTGALLALGRSILGTVPGVRRPALGKSIPTADSSCFLLDLGANIDCTAEDLVQFARLGVEAQRVFSGRESLEVALLNIGAEEHKGTEEIRRAGQLLGADPTINYVGFVEGHDIFAGVVDVVVCNGLMGNVAMKSAEGVIRLIGQKTFTIDKKAPIKRFFGQLAINLLRKWRTQLEPGRYNGASFLGLQGNVIKSHGGASSEAFYRAMLTARECAEADLAGRLDSAMSAVAQRQMGDG; via the coding sequence GTGGATGCGATGGGCGGGGACTTAGGTCCCCGCTCTGTCGTTCCGGCCTGCGCAAGATTTATTGCCCGCTTTCCCAAAGCCGAACTGAAGCTTTTCGGCCCCCGCTCCCAACTTCAGTCCCTTCTATTAGATCAGCCTCCAGCTCTGCGTGAGCGCATGGAAATTGTGTGTTGCGAGCAGGTGATTACCCAGGAATGTAATCCGGTGCAGGCGCTACGGCGCAAGCGGGAGTCCTCTATGGCTCGCGCACTGCAGGCGGTTGCGGATGGTGAATGTGGTGCAGTGGTGACTTCCGGCAATACCGGGGCGCTGCTGGCGCTGGGGCGCAGCATTCTCGGTACTGTGCCGGGTGTGCGCAGGCCTGCGCTCGGGAAGTCCATTCCCACTGCTGACAGCTCCTGTTTTCTGCTCGACCTCGGGGCAAATATTGACTGTACTGCCGAAGATCTGGTGCAGTTTGCGCGTCTGGGCGTAGAGGCCCAGCGTGTTTTCAGTGGGCGCGAGTCGCTCGAGGTCGCACTGCTCAACATTGGTGCTGAAGAGCACAAGGGAACGGAGGAGATTCGCCGTGCGGGTCAGCTTCTCGGTGCGGATCCGACCATTAACTATGTCGGGTTCGTTGAGGGGCACGATATCTTTGCCGGTGTGGTGGATGTTGTCGTCTGCAATGGCCTGATGGGAAATGTGGCGATGAAATCCGCAGAAGGCGTAATACGACTTATCGGTCAAAAGACCTTCACGATCGACAAAAAGGCGCCAATTAAGCGCTTTTTTGGCCAATTAGCCATAAATCTGTTGCGAAAATGGCGTACACAGCTAGAGCCCGGTCGCTATAATGGCGCCAGCTTTTTGGGGCTCCAGGGCAACGTGATCAAAAGTCACGGTGGTGCCAGCAGCGAGGCGTTTTACCGCGCCATGCTGACTGCCCGGGAGTGTGCCGAAGCCGATCTGGCAGGGCGCCTGGATAGCGCGATGTCGGCGGTGGCACAGCGACAGATGGGCGACGGCTGA
- the mltG gene encoding endolytic transglycosylase MltG has product MPPRRRKFWLWFFLVLVMGAAGGAALLWTAQATLVQPLAVGTDGLRIEVDSGSSLSRVLHRLEQQGAVQHPRIIRIYARLKDQTSIHQGEYMIPAGSNAMDLVARLHRGDVTRYRVTLVEGWTFQQALMQIRASDRIVKTPAGESPQAAAAALGIDGNPEGQIFPDTYVYRSGIRDIDLLRQAHARLQKVLSQEWEARADGLPYDDAYEALVMASIVEKETGAPWERDEIAGVFVRRIEKGMRLQTDPTVIYGLGASYDGNLLRSHLRQATPYNTYVIGGMPPTPIALVGREAIHAALHPKDGDSLYFVAKGDGTHHFSASLAEHNRAVRKYQLQRRSNYRSSPAAAESESPTESEQ; this is encoded by the coding sequence GTGCCTCCCAGGCGCCGAAAATTCTGGCTTTGGTTTTTCCTGGTGCTGGTGATGGGAGCTGCCGGTGGCGCAGCACTGCTGTGGACGGCACAGGCCACTCTTGTTCAGCCATTAGCGGTCGGCACTGATGGCCTGCGGATAGAAGTGGATAGCGGGAGTAGCCTCTCCCGGGTACTGCATCGCCTTGAACAGCAGGGTGCGGTGCAACATCCGCGGATTATTCGCATTTACGCGCGTTTGAAGGATCAGACCAGTATTCATCAGGGGGAATATATGATTCCTGCCGGCAGCAATGCCATGGATCTGGTGGCGCGCCTGCACCGTGGGGATGTCACCCGCTATCGTGTGACGTTGGTGGAAGGTTGGACGTTCCAGCAGGCCCTGATGCAGATCCGTGCTTCGGACCGTATCGTCAAGACGCCGGCCGGCGAGTCTCCCCAGGCGGCAGCGGCTGCCCTGGGAATCGATGGTAATCCCGAGGGGCAGATATTCCCCGATACTTACGTCTATCGTTCCGGCATACGCGATATTGACCTGTTGCGGCAGGCCCACGCGCGTCTGCAGAAGGTGCTGAGCCAGGAGTGGGAAGCGCGCGCGGATGGCCTGCCATACGATGATGCCTACGAGGCGCTGGTCATGGCCTCGATTGTCGAAAAGGAAACCGGTGCACCCTGGGAGCGGGACGAGATCGCCGGCGTATTTGTGCGACGTATCGAAAAGGGCATGCGCCTGCAGACGGATCCCACCGTGATCTACGGTCTTGGTGCGTCCTACGATGGCAACCTGCTGCGCTCACACCTCCGGCAGGCAACCCCCTACAACACCTACGTGATTGGCGGTATGCCGCCTACGCCCATTGCCTTGGTCGGGCGCGAGGCGATACACGCTGCACTGCACCCCAAAGACGGCGATTCGCTGTACTTTGTTGCCAAGGGCGATGGCACTCATCATTTCTCTGCCTCGCTGGCGGAGCACAATCGGGCGGTGCGTAAATACCAGTTGCAGCGTCGTAGTAATTACCGCTCCAGTCCCGCCGCTGCGGAATCCGAGTCGCCGACAGAATCAGAACAGTAA
- the fabG gene encoding 3-oxoacyl-ACP reductase FabG: MSISTSLEGKVALVTGASRGIGAAIADLLGAQGATVVGTATTDSGAEKISARFAEKGVKGAGMALDVTSADSLSTVLGAIKEEFGAPTILVNNAGITQDNLLMRMKDDEWDSVLNTNLTAVFRVTKGCLRDMTKARWGRIINISSVVGSMGNAGQSNYAATKAGVAGFARSLAAEVGSRGITVNTVAPGFIDTDMTKVLPEAQREALLGKIPLGRLGAPEEIASVVAFLASDAGGYVTGETIQVNGGMYMA; this comes from the coding sequence ATGTCTATTTCTACATCACTGGAAGGCAAGGTGGCACTGGTTACCGGCGCCAGTCGCGGTATTGGCGCTGCGATTGCCGATCTACTGGGCGCCCAGGGCGCTACTGTGGTGGGCACGGCGACAACCGATTCTGGAGCCGAAAAAATCTCCGCCCGCTTTGCCGAGAAAGGCGTAAAAGGGGCAGGGATGGCCTTGGACGTCACTTCTGCAGATAGCCTGTCTACGGTACTGGGGGCGATCAAAGAAGAATTTGGTGCGCCTACCATTCTGGTCAACAATGCTGGCATCACACAGGACAACCTGTTGATGCGCATGAAAGACGATGAGTGGGACTCCGTCCTGAATACAAACCTGACTGCCGTCTTCCGTGTAACCAAAGGTTGTCTGCGGGACATGACCAAAGCGCGCTGGGGGCGGATTATCAACATCAGCTCTGTGGTCGGGAGCATGGGCAATGCCGGCCAGAGCAACTACGCTGCAACCAAGGCAGGTGTCGCAGGTTTTGCGCGCTCTCTTGCGGCGGAAGTCGGCTCCCGCGGCATTACAGTCAATACGGTTGCGCCGGGATTCATCGATACGGATATGACCAAAGTGCTCCCGGAAGCCCAGCGTGAAGCGCTGCTGGGTAAGATTCCACTGGGGCGCCTGGGTGCGCCGGAAGAGATTGCCAGTGTTGTTGCTTTTTTGGCCAGTGATGCCGGTGGCTATGTAACTGGTGAGACCATTCAAGTGAATGGTGGTATGTATATGGCGTGA
- a CDS encoding aminotransferase class IV produces MHPSPVYYSATGITASSLADADYSNGYLETMRCQGGAFSLWTYHRDRLQRCSGINEATIKRIEAGLAQIGVAVSAWRNGARVRLRYGSVEEIPHWDLSAFPLERETPWSGGVTLYPCATHLVSGSASESGCKRLDRAAYEKASAELHGRAADWEGLLLDTSGALVETLRCNLLMYRDGQWWTPDLARCGVRGVMRSWLQDRIQLGETELRLCDLHTAEELALCNSVRGVIPVTSVFDSDWIPRKDFGSESPVTQLQRLVAQELW; encoded by the coding sequence ATGCATCCCTCACCAGTTTATTACTCTGCTACCGGAATCACCGCATCGTCACTTGCGGATGCTGACTACAGCAATGGATATCTGGAAACCATGCGCTGTCAGGGCGGAGCGTTTTCCCTTTGGACCTACCACCGGGATCGGTTGCAGCGTTGCTCCGGAATTAACGAGGCAACGATCAAACGTATCGAAGCCGGTCTGGCGCAGATTGGCGTGGCGGTTAGCGCGTGGCGCAACGGTGCCCGGGTGCGTCTGCGCTATGGCAGTGTTGAGGAAATACCCCATTGGGATTTGAGTGCTTTCCCTCTGGAGAGGGAAACCCCGTGGAGTGGCGGGGTAACACTGTACCCCTGCGCGACCCATTTGGTGAGTGGTTCTGCCTCCGAATCCGGCTGTAAGCGCCTGGATCGGGCCGCCTACGAGAAGGCGTCTGCCGAGCTCCATGGCAGGGCTGCCGATTGGGAAGGGCTGTTGCTGGATACTTCGGGCGCGCTGGTGGAGACCCTCCGTTGCAACCTGCTGATGTACCGCGACGGGCAGTGGTGGACGCCGGACCTGGCTCGGTGTGGTGTCCGAGGCGTGATGCGCTCCTGGTTGCAAGACCGGATTCAACTTGGAGAAACGGAGCTCCGGCTGTGCGATCTACATACCGCAGAAGAATTGGCACTGTGTAACAGCGTTCGAGGCGTGATTCCGGTAACCTCTGTATTTGACAGCGACTGGATACCCCGCAAAGATTTCGGGTCAGAATCTCCAGTGACTCAATTGCAGCGCCTGGTCGCGCAAGAATTGTGGTGA
- the acpP gene encoding acyl carrier protein, whose amino-acid sequence MSSIEERVKKIVAEQLGVKEEDVKPEASFVEDLGADSLDTVELVMALEEEFETEIPDEEAEKITTVQLAIDYINQNLG is encoded by the coding sequence ATGAGCAGCATTGAAGAGCGCGTAAAAAAGATCGTTGCTGAACAACTGGGCGTGAAGGAAGAAGATGTAAAACCTGAAGCATCCTTTGTTGAAGATCTGGGCGCTGACTCCCTCGACACAGTTGAGCTGGTAATGGCTTTGGAAGAGGAATTCGAAACCGAGATTCCGGACGAAGAAGCGGAAAAAATTACAACTGTTCAGCTGGCAATCGACTACATCAATCAGAACCTTGGTTGA
- a CDS encoding DNA polymerase III subunit delta' — protein sequence MSQEVSRDPVGRQAPVPSPLPWQGAQWQRLGAQWNTGRCPHALLISGQPGLGKRQFADAFAALLLCDQPRHGLACGECRGCQLRIAGSHPDILYIAPEKPQGPLKVEQIRQLGEFVGRTSGREGARVVQLAPAEAMNINAANALLKNLEEPSGSVIFLLITDSPSGLLPTIRSRCQSIAFPVPPQQVALRWLSDVGVTGEAAERALTLSGGAPIQAVALSEPEAQEVREKFLADLTVLSRAGASPVELAGRWENPGEGADLTLLLQFWQNWITQMLKARSTDTTADSQVMGLLQRLPGSGPESLRPLFGFYDQLLKAKQLLSGNSNPNKRLLVEELLIRWARIFR from the coding sequence ATGAGTCAGGAAGTAAGCCGCGACCCGGTCGGGCGTCAAGCCCCGGTGCCTTCTCCGCTACCGTGGCAGGGCGCGCAGTGGCAGCGATTGGGCGCTCAGTGGAATACCGGGCGGTGTCCCCATGCGTTGCTGATCAGTGGCCAGCCAGGCTTGGGCAAGCGCCAGTTCGCCGATGCTTTTGCAGCACTACTGCTGTGCGACCAGCCCCGTCACGGGCTTGCCTGTGGCGAATGTCGCGGCTGTCAGCTGCGTATCGCAGGCTCCCATCCGGACATCCTCTATATCGCGCCGGAGAAGCCACAGGGGCCGCTCAAAGTGGAGCAGATTCGTCAGCTGGGCGAGTTTGTGGGGCGAACCAGTGGCCGTGAAGGCGCACGCGTAGTACAGCTGGCGCCCGCTGAGGCGATGAATATCAATGCGGCCAATGCGCTGCTCAAGAATCTGGAAGAACCCTCCGGATCGGTCATTTTCCTGCTGATCACAGACAGCCCCTCTGGACTGCTGCCGACCATCCGCAGTCGCTGCCAGAGCATTGCTTTCCCTGTCCCGCCACAACAAGTGGCCCTGCGCTGGCTGTCTGACGTCGGTGTCACCGGTGAGGCGGCGGAACGCGCGTTGACGCTTTCCGGCGGCGCACCAATACAGGCGGTGGCCCTGTCAGAGCCAGAGGCGCAGGAAGTACGCGAAAAATTTCTCGCTGACCTTACGGTGCTGAGCCGAGCAGGCGCCAGTCCGGTTGAACTGGCGGGGCGCTGGGAGAACCCGGGGGAGGGGGCGGACCTGACGTTATTGCTGCAGTTCTGGCAGAACTGGATTACCCAGATGCTGAAAGCGCGCAGCACGGACACGACGGCGGATTCACAGGTGATGGGTTTATTGCAACGCCTGCCGGGGAGTGGCCCGGAGAGCTTGCGCCCACTGTTTGGTTTTTACGATCAATTGCTCAAGGCGAAGCAGCTACTGTCCGGCAACAGCAACCCGAATAAGCGGTTACTGGTAGAGGAGCTGCTGA
- the tmk gene encoding dTMP kinase, whose amino-acid sequence MQEKRGRFITLEGGEGVGKSTNLNFVTQWFESRGIDFIQTREPGGTPLAEQLRELLLQKRDESVDPTAELLMVFAARAQHLNRVIRPALAAGQWVICDRFTDATYAYQGGGRGLDKSLIAQLEQTVQGDLRPDCVLLLDLDPEVGLQRAANTGEADRFESEQLAFFHKVREAYRARADADPARYAVIDASQGLAAVQDQLAAELDRLVVQP is encoded by the coding sequence ATGCAAGAAAAACGCGGTAGATTTATCACCCTGGAAGGGGGCGAGGGCGTGGGTAAATCCACCAACCTGAACTTCGTCACGCAATGGTTTGAATCCCGGGGGATCGATTTTATTCAAACCCGGGAGCCCGGAGGTACGCCGCTGGCAGAACAATTGCGCGAACTGTTATTGCAAAAGCGCGATGAGTCCGTAGATCCGACCGCTGAACTCTTGATGGTCTTTGCCGCGCGGGCCCAGCATCTCAATCGGGTGATCAGACCGGCGCTGGCTGCCGGGCAGTGGGTAATCTGCGATCGATTCACAGATGCCACCTATGCCTATCAGGGCGGAGGCCGGGGGTTGGATAAATCCCTGATTGCGCAACTGGAGCAGACCGTACAGGGGGATCTGCGACCGGATTGTGTTTTGTTGCTGGATCTCGATCCGGAGGTTGGCCTGCAACGGGCGGCCAACACCGGTGAAGCCGATCGCTTTGAAAGCGAACAGCTCGCATTTTTTCACAAGGTGCGCGAGGCCTATCGTGCCCGTGCCGATGCGGACCCCGCGCGCTATGCAGTGATTGATGCCTCGCAGGGGCTTGCTGCGGTCCAGGACCAGTTAGCCGCGGAGCTGGATAGATTGGTGGTTCAGCCATGA
- the fabF gene encoding beta-ketoacyl-ACP synthase II, protein MSRRRVVITGMGTVSPLGNTLESTWSALLAGKSGVVDIDKFDVSAFSTRFAATVKDFDPEPQLPAKEARKMDMFLQYGMSAGIQAFEDSGLEVNDTNAPRIGACIGSGMGGIAAIEQNAMLIAEKGPRRVSPFFVPGAIINMVSGNLSIKYGMKGPNLSTTTACTTGTHAIGLGLRTIQYGDADVMVCGGAEMVTTPVGLGGFCAARALSTRNDDPQAASRPWDADRDGFVLGEGAGVLVLEEYEHAKARGANIYAELTGFGMSGDAHHMTSPPEDGAGAAQSMHNALQDAQLEPAAVQYINAHGTSTPLGDKAEIAAVRSVFEGAADTLAVSSTKSMTGHLLGAAGAIEAIFSAMALRDQVAPPTINLDNVDETCSGLNLVPHTAQEMQIDAVLSNSFGFGGTNGSLVFKRV, encoded by the coding sequence GTGTCGCGTAGAAGAGTAGTCATTACCGGTATGGGCACTGTAAGCCCACTGGGCAATACCCTTGAAAGCACCTGGTCCGCTCTGCTGGCAGGTAAAAGTGGCGTTGTCGATATCGACAAATTTGACGTATCGGCATTTTCAACTCGCTTTGCCGCCACTGTGAAAGATTTTGATCCGGAGCCCCAATTGCCGGCGAAAGAAGCCCGCAAGATGGACATGTTCCTGCAGTACGGTATGAGTGCGGGTATTCAGGCCTTCGAGGACAGTGGTCTTGAAGTAAATGATACCAATGCACCTCGTATCGGTGCCTGTATTGGTTCCGGAATGGGTGGCATTGCCGCCATTGAACAGAACGCAATGCTGATTGCGGAAAAAGGTCCGCGCCGCGTATCTCCTTTCTTTGTCCCAGGTGCCATCATCAACATGGTGTCCGGTAATCTGTCGATCAAATATGGAATGAAAGGACCGAACCTTTCTACTACTACCGCATGTACAACAGGCACCCACGCCATTGGCCTCGGCCTGCGTACCATTCAGTACGGCGATGCCGATGTCATGGTTTGTGGCGGTGCCGAAATGGTCACCACGCCCGTTGGGCTGGGTGGGTTCTGCGCGGCGCGCGCATTGTCTACGCGCAATGACGACCCTCAGGCAGCCAGTCGCCCGTGGGATGCGGATCGCGACGGGTTTGTATTGGGGGAGGGCGCTGGTGTGCTGGTGCTTGAGGAATACGAACACGCCAAGGCGCGTGGTGCGAACATTTATGCCGAGCTCACCGGGTTCGGGATGAGTGGCGATGCCCACCATATGACCTCTCCGCCGGAAGATGGCGCGGGCGCGGCGCAATCGATGCACAATGCGTTGCAGGACGCACAGCTGGAACCTGCCGCTGTGCAGTATATCAATGCGCACGGTACATCCACCCCCCTGGGCGACAAAGCGGAAATTGCCGCGGTACGTTCCGTATTTGAAGGCGCCGCAGACACTTTGGCCGTGAGCTCCACCAAGTCTATGACGGGGCACCTGCTGGGAGCGGCTGGCGCGATTGAAGCCATTTTCTCTGCGATGGCCCTGCGTGACCAGGTGGCGCCGCCCACCATCAACCTGGACAATGTCGACGAGACTTGTTCTGGCCTGAACCTGGTGCCGCACACGGCCCAGGAAATGCAGATCGATGCGGTACTGTCCAACTCTTTCGGGTTTGGCGGTACTAATGGCTCGCTCGTCTTCAAGCGCGTCTGA